A genomic segment from Nicotiana tabacum cultivar K326 chromosome 7, ASM71507v2, whole genome shotgun sequence encodes:
- the LOC107826581 gene encoding B3 domain-containing protein REM16-like: MTENASKKIDRRAIFFKIFNPTVKSELRIPAHFLRHISEDSPDKATLKCLSGGIWNVKLHIDEDGLLIHQGWEKFHKDNHIEDGEFLVFRYDGDLQFTVRIFSKNGLEREAKSITMDKNQKASISDTFKNQKRPPKYPYNPMDVENGTEHETPRKKVAAEKAKLFLTSDTPQFVKCLKSYNVNKSCFIYVPKSFCEQLSELANKTTAILSNSEGNKWKVNFVLRKGYHAFCGGWKQFVKDNKLKEGDVCVFQLVNTNELKVSVFDNPPESLLKVAA, from the exons ATGACAGAAAACGCCTCAAAGAAGATAGATAGAAGAGCAATCTTCTTCAAGATTTTTAATCCTACTGTCAAGAGTGAACTG AGAATACCAGCCCATTTTCTTAGGCATATTTCAGAAGATTCACCTGATAAAGCAACTCTGAAATGTCTTTCTGGAGGCATTTGGAATGTAAAATTACACATTGATGAAGATGGCTTGCTTATACACCAAGGTTGGGAGAAATTCCACAAAGATAACCATATAGAAGATGGGGAGTTTCTCGTGTTTAGGTACGACGGGGATCTACAATTTACAGTAAGAATTTTCAGCAAAAATGGACTGGAAAGAGAAGCGAAGTCAATAACCATGGACAAAAATCAAAAAGCTTCAATATCTGATACGTTCAAGAACCAGAAAAGGCCACCAAAATACCCTTACAACCCTATGGACGTTGAAAATGGCACAG AACATGAAACTCCAAGAAAAAAAGTTGCAGCTGAGAAAGCGAAGCTCTTTCTAACTTCAGATACTCCTCAATTTGTGAAATGTTTGAAAAGCTACAATGTGAACAAGTCCTGTTTCATA TATGTTCCAAAGTCCTTCTGTGAACAACTTTCAGAATTAGCCAATAAGACAACAGCAATACTCAGTAATTCAGAGGGAAATAAGTGGAAAGTGAATTTTGTATTACGAAAAGGATACCATGCTTTTTGTGGAGGGTGGAAACAGTTTGTGAAagataacaagcttaaggaaGGAGATGTCTGTGTTTTTCAGCTTGTCAATACAAATGAACTGAAGGTCTCCGTTTTCGACAATCCTCCTGAATCTTTGTTGAAAGTTGCTGCATAA